Proteins encoded in a region of the Enterococcus gilvus ATCC BAA-350 genome:
- the murC gene encoding UDP-N-acetylmuramate--L-alanine ligase gives MNNKDTLYHFVGIKGSGMSSLALVLHEKGYRVQGSDVENYFFTQRDLEKAGITILPFSKDNIKEGMKIIQGNAFPDTHEEIARAKELGLEIVRYHDFIGEFIQPYTSIAVTGSHGKTSTTGLLAHVLNGLAPTSYLIGDGTGHGVPDATFFAFEACEYQRHFLAYAPDYSIMTNIDFDHPDYFKSIGDVFEAFQTLASQVKKGIFAYGDDEYLRKLEADVPIYYYGLSENDDIQARNIVRTTNGSAFDVYHKEKFIGRFSVPSFGKHNILNALSVIAVAYFEGLNMDKVRDEMLTFSGVKRRFTEKKVADMIIVDDYAHHPAEIKATIDAARQKYPEKELIAVFQPHTFTRTIALMDDFAEALDRADKVYLCDIFSSAREVAGDVKIEDLGAKIQKGGQVIKEENMSPLLDHENAVVIFMGAGDVQKFERAYENLLSNTTRNVL, from the coding sequence ATGAATAATAAAGATACACTTTATCATTTTGTTGGAATCAAGGGTTCTGGAATGAGCTCATTAGCTTTAGTTTTACATGAAAAGGGCTATCGTGTACAAGGTTCCGACGTTGAAAACTATTTCTTCACTCAACGTGATTTAGAAAAAGCTGGCATTACTATTTTGCCATTTAGTAAAGACAACATTAAAGAGGGTATGAAAATCATTCAAGGAAATGCGTTTCCTGATACCCATGAAGAAATTGCCCGAGCGAAAGAACTAGGTCTGGAAATCGTTCGTTACCATGATTTTATTGGAGAATTTATCCAGCCTTACACGAGTATCGCAGTAACAGGGTCACACGGAAAGACGAGTACAACAGGCTTGCTTGCCCATGTATTAAATGGATTGGCGCCTACGAGCTATCTAATCGGTGATGGGACTGGACACGGTGTACCAGATGCGACCTTCTTTGCGTTTGAAGCCTGCGAATACCAACGCCATTTCTTGGCCTATGCACCAGATTATTCCATCATGACGAATATTGACTTTGATCATCCTGATTACTTCAAGAGTATCGGTGATGTGTTTGAAGCTTTCCAAACATTGGCATCACAAGTTAAAAAAGGTATCTTTGCTTATGGTGATGATGAATACCTGCGTAAACTAGAAGCGGATGTTCCTATTTATTATTATGGACTGTCAGAAAATGACGACATCCAAGCACGGAATATCGTTCGTACGACGAATGGTTCTGCATTTGATGTGTACCATAAAGAAAAATTTATCGGACGTTTCTCCGTTCCTTCATTTGGAAAACACAACATTCTCAATGCGTTGTCAGTAATCGCTGTTGCCTATTTCGAAGGACTGAACATGGACAAGGTGAGAGATGAGATGCTGACTTTCTCTGGTGTGAAACGCCGATTTACTGAAAAGAAAGTTGCAGATATGATCATTGTTGATGATTATGCGCATCATCCTGCTGAAATCAAAGCGACGATTGATGCCGCTCGTCAAAAATACCCTGAAAAAGAATTGATCGCCGTGTTCCAACCACATACATTCACACGGACGATTGCCTTAATGGACGATTTTGCTGAAGCGCTGGATCGTGCGGATAAAGTATATCTATGTGATATTTTCTCATCTGCCCGCGAAGTTGCTGGAGACGTGAAAATTGAAGATCTAGGCGCGAAAATTCAAAAGGGCGGACAAGTAATCAAAGAAGAAAACATGTCGCCGCTTTTAGACCATGAAAATGCAGTAGTTATATTTATGGGCGCGGGGGATGTACAAAAATTTGAACGTGCTTAT